The DNA window CGTTGCGGCTGGTCTTGCCATTGCCCCCGCCGCTCAGTCCAGGGACCTCAACCCCGGTGAAAGCGCCACCGTCAATGCCGGTGATCCCGTCGAAGCCTGGAGAGCGATCGGCTCCGGCGCTACGCTTGCATTCACATCGGGCAGCGCGGCCTCTTCTGTCGCAGTGTTACAAGGTGCGAATCTGCAGATGGTGGGAGCGACGGTGGACGCCAGCCAAGCGTTCAGAGCAGTTGTGGTTACCTCAGCTTCGGCCCGCATCTCCGGCTCCCGGCTGAGCAATGACCTGGCCGCTGGAATGGGCGTTACCAATGGCCTGCTTCCCGATGGTTCCGGAACACTTCTGCCTTCTGCGGTGACTGCCACGGATTCGACCATCATTGGTCGTGGCGTAGGCGCATACGTTCAGGGCAGCATGCTTGAACTTTCCAATACCCGAGTCGAGTCAGCTGGAAATGATGCGCTGGGGATGCCTACAGGTCTCGCAACCGGCCTTGCGATATTCTCCAACTCGACCATCCGGATCGCCGATGGTTCGTCGGTCTCCGGCGACGATAACGGAATTGTCGTCAAGGAAGACGGCGTGGGCTCTGAAAGCCAGATTGCGGACAATACCATCACTATTGATGGCTCAACGGTCATCGGCCGCAACGGCACTGGCATCCTGGTTGGCAGCGGCGTCGACTTCGACCACACCACGATCAATGTGACCAACGGCAGTACGGTGTCTGGCGGCAACGGCGTAATCGCCGAAGTCATCGACGGCGGCACCCTGGACTTCAATGTGCAGGCCTCCAATCTGCAAGGCGACCTGCGCGCCGATGCGGCGTCGCAGATGCACGTGGCCCTGTCCGGCAACGCCAGCATCACCGGCGCCATGACCAACGTCGCCAGCGTGGCGCTGGATGCCGCTACCTGGAACATGACCGGCAATTCCACCGTTGGCCGGCTCGATCTCGGCAGCGGCACGGTGTCGCTGGGCAACGGCACAACCTTCAATACCCTCAACGTCGCGGGCAACTTCAGCGGCAATGACGGCACGATCCTGTTCAACACCGTGCTGGCTGGCGACAGCGCTGCCACCGACAAACTGATCATCGGCGGCGACACCAGCGGCAGCGCCAACGTGCGCGTCAACAATGTCGGTGGCGCCGGCGCGCAGACCGACAAGGGCATCGAGCTGATCCAGGTGGGCGGTGCCTCCAATGGCCAGTTCAACCTGGCCGGCCGTGCCGTGGGTGGGCAGTACGAGTACTTCCTGCACAAGGGCACCGGCGCCGATGGTAACTGGTATCTGCGTTCGCAGCTGCCCACCCAGCCGGAACCGTGCGAGGTCGACCCCACCCTGCCCGAATGCAATCCGGTGAATCCCGAACCCGTGCTGCGCCCCGAACCCGGCGCCTATCTGGCCAACCTGCAGGCCGCGCAGACGATGTTCCGCCTGGGCTACCACGATCGCCAGGCCGGCCAGAACGGTGGCCGTGCGTGGGCGCGCGTGGACGGCTCGCGCAACGGTTTCGATGCGGTCAGCCGCCAGCTCGACATCCGCGGCAACAGCCAGGCACTGACCGTCGGTGCCGATGTGTGGCGCCACGATTCGGGCAGCAGCGTGGGCGTGATGCTGTCCACAGGTAATGCCACCAGCACCTCCACCAATGCACTGACCGGTTACTACGCACGCGGCAAGGTGAAGGGCGAAGCGCTGGGCCTGTACGGCACCTGGCGTGGCAATAACGGCGCCGACCCGTATGCGGGTTTCTACGTGGATGGCTCGGTGCAGCGCGCCCAGTTCCGCAACCGCGTTGAAGGCATCGGCTTGGCCGACGAGCGCTATGACAGCCGTGCATGGCAGGGTGCGGTGGAAACCGGCTACGCCTTCCGTGTAGGCGGCGCCAGCAACGGCGGCATCTATCTGGAGCCGCAGCTGCAGTTGGGCTACAACCGCTGGGACGGCAACCGCCACACCGAAGCCAACGGCACGGTGGTAACCAGCGAGGATGCCGATGGCCTGTTCGGCCGCGCCGGCCTGCGCCTGTCCGGCGTGACGCGCTGGGGCAACGGAACGACAGAAGTGCAGCCGTACATCGCGGCCCACTGGCTGCACACCCGTGCCGAATCGCAGATCCGCATGGACGATGAAGTCGTGGACGCACGCATTCCGCACAGCCGTGGCGAGTTCAGTGCCGGTGCGTCGCTGAGGTTCGGCAACGGTGTGGGTGCGTGGGGTGGGCTGTCGCTGCAGAAGGCCAGCGGTTTCCACCAGACCAGTGCGCAGGTGGGTGTGAGCTACAGCTGGTAAGGCGTTTCTGGCCTTGTGAGGGCAGCCCGGGTTTGCGTGCCGGGCTGCCTTTTTGCTTTTCGGGTTGCGCGGGCGAGCGCGCTCGTCGCTGCGGAA is part of the Stenotrophomonas lactitubi genome and encodes:
- a CDS encoding autotransporter family protein is translated as MPTGLATGLAIFSNSTIRIADGSSVSGDDNGIVVKEDGVGSESQIADNTITIDGSTVIGRNGTGILVGSGVDFDHTTINVTNGSTVSGGNGVIAEVIDGGTLDFNVQASNLQGDLRADAASQMHVALSGNASITGAMTNVASVALDAATWNMTGNSTVGRLDLGSGTVSLGNGTTFNTLNVAGNFSGNDGTILFNTVLAGDSAATDKLIIGGDTSGSANVRVNNVGGAGAQTDKGIELIQVGGASNGQFNLAGRAVGGQYEYFLHKGTGADGNWYLRSQLPTQPEPCEVDPTLPECNPVNPEPVLRPEPGAYLANLQAAQTMFRLGYHDRQAGQNGGRAWARVDGSRNGFDAVSRQLDIRGNSQALTVGADVWRHDSGSSVGVMLSTGNATSTSTNALTGYYARGKVKGEALGLYGTWRGNNGADPYAGFYVDGSVQRAQFRNRVEGIGLADERYDSRAWQGAVETGYAFRVGGASNGGIYLEPQLQLGYNRWDGNRHTEANGTVVTSEDADGLFGRAGLRLSGVTRWGNGTTEVQPYIAAHWLHTRAESQIRMDDEVVDARIPHSRGEFSAGASLRFGNGVGAWGGLSLQKASGFHQTSAQVGVSYSW